One segment of Salvia splendens isolate huo1 chromosome 20, SspV2, whole genome shotgun sequence DNA contains the following:
- the LOC121782405 gene encoding rac-like GTP-binding protein 5, with product MSATRFIKCVTVGDGAVGKTCMLISYTSNTFPTDYVPTVFDNFSANVVVDGNTVNLGLWDTAGQEDYNRLRPLSYRGADVFLLAFSLISKASYENIAKKWIPELRHYAPGVPIILVGTKLDLRDDKQFFIDHPGAVPITTAQGEELKKLIGAPAYIECSSKTQQNVKGVFDAAIKIVLQPPKQKKKKKGHRGCSIL from the exons ATGAGTGCAACCAGATTCATCAAGTGTGTGACTGTGGGTGATGGTGCTGTTGGAAAAACTTGCATGTTGATCTCTTACACCAGCAACACATTTCCTACG GATTATGTTCCGACTGTTTTTGATAACTTCAGCGCTAATGTAGTTGTGGATGGTAATACTGTAAACCTGGGACTCTGGGATACTGCAG GCCAGGAGGATTATAATAGATTAAGACCCTTGAGTTATCGTGGAGCTGATGTTTTCCTTCTAGCCTTTTCTCTCATTAGCAAGGCTAGCTACGAAAATATTGCCAAGAAG TGGATTCCTGAGTTGAGGCATTACGCGCCAGGTGTTCCAATCATTCTTGTTGGAACGAAGCTTG ATCTTAGAGATGATAAACAGTTCTTCATCGATCATCCAGGAGCAGTTCCGATAACTACAGCTCAG GGGGAGGAACTCAAGAAGCTAATTGGAGCTCCTGCGTACATTGAGTGCAGCTCGAAAACACAACAG AATGTGAAGGGTGTGTTTGATGCAGCCATTAAAATAGTACTGCAGCCGCCAaaacagaagaagaaaaagaaggggCACAGAGGCTGCTCCATTTTGTAA
- the LOC121782724 gene encoding uncharacterized protein LOC121782724, whose amino-acid sequence MGVERWSLVNRLKRAVKKITFLLDFNINRWKLASLVGASSSKRRPSLSFNDRPGIRACLDESDSSRSLQQTVSYQSSDDDVDTKADAFIANFYKQLQFERQISLKLRYCRADSINSP is encoded by the coding sequence ATGGGCGTGGAGCGTTGGTCATTGGTGAACCGGCTGAAACGGGCGGTGAAGAAGATCACATTTCTGCTGGATTTCAACATCAACCGATGGAAACTGGCGTCGTTGGTTGGGGCATCATCTAGCAAGAGACGACCGAGTCTGAGCTTCAACGACCGGCCCGGGATAAGGGCCTGTTTGGATGAGTCAGATTCCTCCCGAAGCCTGCAGCAGACTGTTAGCTATCAATCCTCCGATGATGACGTGGACACCAAAGCCGATGCTTTTATTGCAAACTTTTATAAACAACTTCAGTTTGAGAGGCAAATCTCCTTGAAGCTCAGGTATTGTAGGGCCGATAGCATTAATTCTCCCTGA
- the LOC121782794 gene encoding vestitone reductase-like, which produces MEESKGIVCVTGGTGFVASWLIKSLLQHGYSVNATVRTQLSGEKRDLSFLTSLPNARERLHIINADFENPDSFRAAIEGCVGVFHVAHPINFQGQESVESITQKCVEATLGILRACLDSKTVKRVVYTSSLSAVATREKLPQVLDEDVWTDVDFAAKLELGFASYTVSKTATERAALEFAEKHGMELVTVVPCWIHGPFVCPVLPGSVWSSLALFLGNEKQFKYNKITPMVHTDDVARAHIHLFEHPGAKGRYLCSSVEVKYEYLCEFLGRRYPQFQMLSPESLCDPEIPFTTISSKKLLETGFSYKYGLEEMYDEAIACCKTKGFL; this is translated from the exons ATGGAAGAGAGCAAGGGAATAGTGTGTGTGACTGGCGGAACAGGCTTTGTGGCGTCCTGGCTTATAAAGAGCCTTCTTCAACATGGCTATTCCGTCAACGCTACCGTTAGGACCCAACTTTCTG GCGAGAAGAGAGACCTTAGCTTCCTTACAAGCTTACCTAATGCTCGTGAGAGACTCCACATAATCAACGCCGATTTCGAAAATCCAGATAGTTTCAGAGCTGCAATTGAGGGATGTGTAGGAGTTTTCCACGTTGCTCACCCCATAAACTTCCAAGGGCAAGAAAGCGTTGAATCAATCACCCAAAAATGCGTTGAGGCAACTTTAGGAATTCTAAGAGCTTGCCTTGACTCAAAGACGGTGAAGCGAGTAGTCTACACGTCCAGCCTGTCGGCAGTCGCCACGAGGGAGAAGCTTCCGCAAGTGTTGGATGAGGACGTGTGGACCGATGTGGATTTCGCAGCAAAGCTGGAGTTGGGTTTCGCTTCCTACACTGTTTCAAAGACGGCCACTGAGAGAGCTGCTCTTGAGTTCGCGGAGAAGCATGGTATGGAGCTTGTCACTGTGGTCCCGTGCTGGATTCACGGCCCCTTCGTCTGCCCTGTCTTGCCTGGATCCGTGTGGTCGTCTCTTGCTCTGTTTCTTG GTAATGAGAAGCAGTTCAAGTATAATAAGATTACACCTATGGTGCATACAGACGACGTAGCTAGAGCGCATATACACCTCTTTGAGCATCCCGGAGCTAAAGGGAGGTACCTTTGCTCGTCCGTTGAAGTTAAGTACGAGTATTTGTGCGAGTTTCTTGGAAGGAGGTATCCGCAGTTTCAAATGCTGAGTCCAGA GTCTCTATGTGATCCTGAAATTCCTTTCACAACCATTTCATCAAAGAAATTGTTGGAAACAGGCTTCAGCTATAAGTATGGACTTGAGGAAATGTATGATGAGGCAATTGCATGTTGCAAAACCAAGGGCTTTCTGTGA
- the LOC121780952 gene encoding SKP1-like protein 1A produces the protein MSSTDNNGSKKITMRSSDGEVFEVDESVALESQTIKHIIEDDCADNVIPLPNVTGKILSKVIEYCKRHVDSAASATNSEDKLASAVSDEELKAFDVDFVKVDQATLFDLILAANYLNIKTLLDLTCQTVADKIKGKTPEEIRKTFNIKNDFTAEEEEEVRRENQWAFE, from the exons ATGTCGTCAACTGATAACAACGGAAGCAAGAAGATCACCATGCGCAGTTCCGACGGCGAGGTGTTTGAGGTGGACGAGTCGGTTGCCCTGGAGTCGCAGACCATCAAGCACATAATCGAGGATGATTGCGCCGACAACGTCATCCCCCTTCCTAACGTCACCGGTAAAATCCTATCCAAAGTCATCGAATACTGCAAGCGTCACGTCGATTCCGCCGCTTCCGCCACCAATTCCGAGGACAAGCTCGCCTCCGCCGTCTCCGATGAGGAGCTCAAGGCCTTCGACGTTGATTTCGTCAAAGTCGATCAAGCCACGCTCTTCGACCTTATTTTG GCTGCTAATTACTTGAATATCAAGACCCTTCTGGACCTGACTTGCCAGACAGTCGCCGACAAGATCAAGGGAAAAACTCCAGAGGAGATCAGGAAGACCTTCAACATCAAGAATGACTTCACagcagaggaagaagaggaagtccGGCGAGAGAACCAGTGGGCTTTTGAATAG